The sequence ACTTTagaataagacttgaaagtctgACTCCCAAACTGACgtttatttcctcctctgtaaatggGAGCTAATGGAATAattatggggattaaatgagaaaatgtaagtcagtagagtgcctagcacacaataataatcacaataatagGCAATATTTAGTGAATGCTTCCTGTGTACCACACAGTTTCTAACTCATTCAACAACTTTATAAGGAAGGtctacatttattagttttaaggcctatggtgtgtattttacagaagaaaaaaacagatcctgagatgttaactaatttgccccaaatcacacacctTAAGTGGCATAGTGGGATTTGAAAGCATTGTATCATAGGGATTGAGACAAAACGATGGAACCAAACAGCCTGGGTTAAATGCTTCATAActattataatatataacataacatttatattatatatgacacacatatataatatacataaatataatatttataagagTTTTAATAGTTCAAAATACgctagtaatttttattatttgctatttatatattgtccctcatttaattctctaagTATGTGTATTAAACAGGAATTATCCCCATTTACTTTGAGGAAACAGATTTGGGTGGCAACAGAGCACTCTTTACCCAGATATATCCTGTGACCCACCCAGTGTTAGCTCCCTGGTAGAGCTGGAGTCCTAAAAAAGTTACACTTAGCTGGTTTAGTTTCCTCCTGCTAAGGAGGTCCTTCTAACCTTCCCCTTTGCTAGAATCCCACCTACCTTACCCACAGtctatcatttctattttaattacataaattaaCACATAGATACATTCCTGTTGTAAAAGACTTGAATATATAAGCAAATACAGTTCTTATTGATGGAGTTTTACATTGTGACCATTTATCCACTCTTTAAACAATGCAATGAATGTAACAGTATATACatcttgtaaaaatatatttaagagggCTCCTAAAAAAGGAAtttctattgaaatattttaattttttctaagtttttaagtaatctctacacctaaagtggggcctgaattcatgaccctgagattaagagttacaTACtcttctgaatgagccagccaggtaccctgctgttgaaatatttatttatttaaaattttttttaacgtttatttatttttgagacagggagagacagcatgaatgggggagggtcagagagagagggagacacagaatccgaaacaggctccaggctccgagctgtcagcacagagcccgacgcggggctcaaactcacggaccgcgagatcatgacctgagccgaagtcagacgcttaaccgactgagccacccaggcgcccctgaaatatttaaagtatttatagaTCCCATCAAATTGTCCTCCAAAAGCTTTACTAATTTATTATCCCTTTAAGTGTGATTGTGCCTGTTCTTCATTCTCACCAGTACTGGTcattataaatacttttaatttttgtcaataGAAATAGCTAATAACCactttaacttttttatgtttcaatTGGGTTTGCTTTTTCTCACTGATTTCTAGGTACTTTTTACTTGTGCAGATGGTATTCTGTTACATATGTTACAAATAGGTAATGTCTCCTTTATCATTAAAGGTTCAACTCAACTAACTCCCTTGAGATTCTTGCTGACAGCTGCAGTCCACACTGCTCCCTCTGATGACTCAGCATTGAGCAGACATGCACCCCAAAGAGATTCATCTCTCTCTATATGCCAGTCATCCCATTCTAATTggattttattgttctttaaacTTGTATTCCTCCTGTCTTctaccctcttctctttcctccccagtCACCAACAAAGACTCAAAGTAGTTTTAGGGCCTACAATACTTCACATTTGTGCTTCCAATATATAGATGCTCAAGAAATGTAACTGATGATGAGAGCATATGCCCCTTTGCATTCCAGCTTCTGTGGCAAGAGTCACTCTTCTAACTCCCTTCCCACTCCCAAATGCCTCATAGGGCTAGGCAGAAAGTAATAGAATGGGTAATGTAGTTtcatggaaggaaatgaaaatcaatggCAACTGTTAACAATTGGAGAACATAACCACCTAAAAGAAGCATCCATATTCAGCTCCAGCAAATTACTGTCAAGTAGGAATATAAGCTCCATGTTGATAGcttctccagtttttaaaatctgaaaatctgtattttatgttAAATGTGCCTTTTAAATGTCAGGCCAACATTGTGTGTTTCCTGGGCTGGAAGCACGCTGAGGTCAGACTATCTGTATGCACATAAGAGGCACTCGatgtttattttcccatttgttttcttccttccttagacTGAATGAAACGTCCAGAACAACTAATGAAAGATAAAGGCACTTATATAATGGCCAGTAGTTAGTTGTTCtaatgctgttttatttatttctatctcaAACCAGACTAAAACATGAAAGAAGAGATCCTATTATTTATCACATCAGATCATATTATTCATtcacacagtacctggcacatgggaAGGTCTCAGAAAAACTTGCTGTGTTGAACCAATTACTCAATAAATGAAGACCTGATTAAGTAATCAGTTTACATTTAGATtgtgaatttacttttaaaattaaacatccaTGTAATCGGCTCAGTACCTGGCACACTGACCCAAGATGTAAGGTAAGAGAGCATCCCTTAACCCAACTCTTTGTTTTACTTGGCAAATATCAGTTGACATTTAATACTGGTGTAACATGGTAGGTGAGGATGTGTGGGATTGCACAATGAAAATATGACAGCTCTTTACAGCAGTCATGTCCAAACCCATGGCTGTCTGGCTCTCAAAGTCAGTCTTGGCCAGACAATCCCCATGTTCTACACCTCTCGGCCCAAACTTCCACTGTTCAGGACTTCTTCCTCCTGTGATCTCTCTGGGCTGGTTTCTTCAGGGACATCCTCTGGGGATAGGTGGTTTGGGGTCTCAGTGGTGAGCACTGCCttgctctttcctcctctgcagcTCCTCCCGCCGCCTTGCCTGATGCTCACTCATGCAGTCCCTGAAGGCCTGTACCTGTGGCTGACACTGTCGCCAGTCCTGGTGTTGGGCCATGCACTCCTGTACTGCATAGTGGGAAGCAGCACAACCAGAGCGGGAAATCAGCTGGTCCAGCGGatcctcttcctcatcctccttcTTCACCTGTCGGGCCCAAGTATGGCCTTGAGTTGACATCTTTGAGAATCTCTGGAATAATGGAGGCAAAGTTAGAGTAGGAATGTGATTATGAGGTTCCATTACTATCAATAACATTGACCAAACTGCACTGTTATAGCCTATCTGTGCATCTGTCTCCCCTTGCAGAGTGTAAGCTTATTTGAGAACAGATATTGGGCCTGATTCATTGGTGCCATCAGTACTAGGCCTGGCAAGAGAGCAGATCTGTAAAAACGGTTTGAACTCAATAGAATGACATAAAGTATATGAGAATGTTTGGCACAGCACTAAATAAGCTTGAATGGATTTTGCTAACGGAATTTGAATTAGGTGAAATGTCACCTTTTTGCAGCAGATGTCTCCCCAAAAGAATgaatctctcctttcctcctatTAGCCTTTTCCTATGGCTGGAAAAGAACATAGTTTAACACTTGGGAGATTACCCAAATACGGGTAGCGTTTGACATACAGGAGGAATGGAGAGTTCAGTTTAGCTGTAGCATAGAGTGTGCATGGGCGCATAAGTCTGTGAGATGAGAGTACTTAATGTGAGGTTGATTTGCCCAGACTGTCTTCCCAAGATCATCTGCCTCAGAGCACCCAGCAGAAAGCAGCCTACAGAAGGAACTTGAGAAAGCTTTGAAGGGAAATAACCTCAGCCTTTGAACAAATTTCACCATGACAGGCTTTAAAGGAACTAGCACTCTTCAATGcctttcc is a genomic window of Acinonyx jubatus isolate Ajub_Pintada_27869175 chromosome D1, VMU_Ajub_asm_v1.0, whole genome shotgun sequence containing:
- the LOC106977991 gene encoding cytochrome c oxidase assembly factor 4 homolog, mitochondrial isoform X2, which encodes MSTQGHTWARQVKKEDEEEDPLDQLISRSGCAASHYAVQECMAQHQDWRQCQPQVQAFRDCMSEHQARRREELQRRKEQGSAHH
- the LOC106977991 gene encoding cytochrome c oxidase assembly factor 4 homolog, mitochondrial isoform X1, whose protein sequence is MIMRGGSLFPASALKLPYRLVSGRSVGRVTTAYQTDRDVQERASKFSGSTCCSRFSKMSTQGHTWARQVKKEDEEEDPLDQLISRSGCAASHYAVQECMAQHQDWRQCQPQVQAFRDCMSEHQARRREELQRRKEQGSAHH